The Pelmatolapia mariae isolate MD_Pm_ZW linkage group LG9, Pm_UMD_F_2, whole genome shotgun sequence genome has a segment encoding these proteins:
- the LOC134634912 gene encoding zinc finger protein 83-like, translated as MSSTQKDQHGARSQRSQEADKPHRRMGEKKHSCDECGKDFTGKANLKQHQVIHTGERPFSCDLCGKSFSVKGGLKQHQLIHSGVKAYSCDQCGKRFINNTLLQRHMFTHTEERPYKCDLCEKTFKAPRYLRQHQEFHTRKRLYKCSYCEKQSDTDGSSSQPCRHCGKEFRCDLCGKTFSHKRNLKTHQRRHTGDKLKYCKECGGSFTTSVGLKRHELIHSGVKKNLCDQCGASFTTVSHLKTHKSVHTGEKPYRCRHCDKSFSRPGHRNKHERTHMEGNYSCDHCDKSFRNLSSYSTHKRSYVTNKLFHCYQCAKTFTKLSALCKHQRNHSGLKSLPSQ; from the exons atgagctcaacacagaag gaccaacatggagcgagaagtcagcgctctcaggaggccgacaaacctcacagaagaatgggagagaaaaaacacagctgtgacgagtgtgggaaggattttactgGGAAGGCTAATCTAAAacagcatcaggtcatccacactggagagagaccgttcagctgtgacttgtgtggaaagtctttttccgtGAAGGGTGGACtaaaacaacaccaactcatccacagtggagttaaagcatacagctgtgatcagtgtggcaaacGGTTTATAAACAACACACTGTTACAAcgccacatgtttacccacactgaggagagaccttataagtgtgacctgtgtgagaagacttttaaagctcCACGTTACCTGAGACAACACCAAGAGTTCCACACCAGgaagagactctacaagtgcagttactgtgag aagcagagcgacacagatggatccagttctcaaccctgtcgtcACTGTGGGAAAGAGTTTcgttgtgacctttgtggaaaaactttcagccatAAAAGGAACCTAAAAAcacatcaacgtagacacactggagacaaactgaaatactgcaaagaatgtgggggAAGTTTCACCACATCAGTTGGATTAAAACGCCATGAACTCattcacagtggggttaaaaagaacctctgtgatcagtgtggggcATCCTTCACCACTGTAAGTcaccttaaaacacacaaaagtgtccacacaggagagaaaccatacaggtgcagacactgtgacaaaagcttctcacgcCCAGGTCATCGTAACAAgcatgaacgtacacacatggaaggaaactacagctgtgaccactgtgacaagagcttcaggaatctcagttcatactccacaCACAAACGATCCTACgttactaataaactgtttcactgttaccaatgtgccaaaacattcactaaattatctgctctgtgcaaacatcagcgtaATCATTCAGGGCTGAAATCACTCCCatcacagtga